In Mycteria americana isolate JAX WOST 10 ecotype Jacksonville Zoo and Gardens chromosome 4, USCA_MyAme_1.0, whole genome shotgun sequence, the genomic stretch ACATGGCACAAGTTCCACTTCCTGAGTCACAGTGGGGAACCCCCACACTAGAGCATCACGCAGAGGAgtagcagcagctttccaccaAGTCCCAGAAGCTACCAGTACTGCAGAAGCCTCTTCCCCTCCTGTAGGAGTCACTTCTAACCAGTAATGATTGTCATGActgagaaggaaacaggaggGCCTTACAAGTCTTCAGaagaatggtatttttttttcccctctcagtaaACTGGATAGCGATTGAAAATAAAGAAGGTCAAGGGCCAACGGGCATCTAAGGCATACAGCAATCACATGGGATCAACATACTGCCATTGTCCCAACGGCCAGCTGAAGCTTCTCAAAAATACTGCCAGGCAGTCTTCTTTCCTGCAGtagtaccattaaaaaaaaagcttgcttttttgttctAGAGATATCCATCGGTTGTGACATGTTTTATAATTCTtgcatgagaaaacaaaacagccttgCAGAAGAGCTGCAATTACCACTGTGCCAGAGTGCTACCTGAAGTCACGCAGAACATTAGCTTTAGACAGAACTTTCAAAGAAGCAATCCCACATATTTAACAAACAACACAGCCCAGCATCAAACTACTCCCAATCCCCTAAAATCCTCTTAGTCAGAGCCTTCAGACTGGAGCCACGTGCCTTGAGGCAAGGATTCTTGCACAAAGCTTCATCACTTATGCTGCTGATATCTGCAGATGCTGACCATAAGGATGCCATTAAATTAACACTTATGGAGCAATTTCtgaagaatgctttaaaaaaatccctcttaGAAGGGACCAGGTAGGCATGACAGCCTCTGCTCAAAATTAACACACTGAAGAGCACCTGCTAAGCCAGGCTGTAGCAGAAATAATGCAGAGCACGTGTAGGAAAAAGAGCCTTAGGTGCAGTCTCTCCCGCTATACTACGCAAAAGGTTTGAAAGCTGCAGTTCACGTTTATAATGGGTAAGGTTTCACTGGTCTGCAGTGGAGAAAACAGGTCGGAAAAGCACCATCCTTCTCCACTCCTTTCTAGCACAGCTCCCCAAACATCTCTTCCCCCAACAAGGGGTAAAAACAAAGAGCTACCATCATCAAGCTTTCCTAGTTAAACTAAGGCAACAAAATAACTGCAAGAGCCATCTGCAACACATTTAGCACAGAAGGAAAGGATCGGAGCACCGGGGTAGTGAAGCGTTTATATCCCAAGCCCTATGTGCAATTCCCTTCAAGTTGTCAACTCCTGCAGAAGACAGAGTTTGCTGATATGTGGCAAAGCACCACTCTGGAAAGGAAGCACTAAGGAGGAGAAAGTTGAAAATAGCAATTTTCTGAGAGAACTAGCAGACGcttaaaaataatccaaagaaTCTTGTTCATTCTACTCTGCacaattaatacagaaaatacacCACAAAATTCAGTTAGCTTTTGTTACGTTAAGAACTGAGTGAACCAGGAGCCTTCCCTTTCCCGCATGCCCCAAAACAAGGAGAGCTCCAAGGGTGGAAAAGCGGTATCCATGCAGACTCTGTAGTCATTAAGAACATGCTTAACACAACAATTAGAAACCCCAGCTATTTAGCTACCTCTGGAGTGTCGATGTCTTGCACTGGTGAGTCACCATCATCGTCgctgcctttcctctttcttctgtttctcacactctGAATTAAGTTTTTGTGGAAGTCACAAATGTACAGATGTCTCGcctaaaaaaataatactgcatcTTTCAATCAAATCCACATAAGTATCTCCCAGACTTATGATATAAATGCATGTACAGACAACCTTCCAGCAGCCACAGTCACGCTAACTGAGTTCAGGAAGCTTTCCTACtggatttttctaaataaagaatGTGTTACGCTACAGATCGCTGCCACCGGCTTGGCCCAGAGGACACCGAAGTGCTGCAATCGAGTGATTAATAGTAACAGGCTGCAGAGGCACACGAGCACAACCTTCCCTCCGGCCACTCATCGCAACTCGGGGATCGGGAAGcgaacaaacaaaaagcaagctttcAGATGTTCTTTGGAGGGCAAAAAGCCGGCTCTCATTTCCCACCAGCTATTTCCCATCTATATCCCTCACTCCTTGTTTTATTTCCACAACCTAGGCGAGGTCGagcaacacacttttttttttttttcccccctttctaaAAGTTCCCCTTTGTACGGATCTACACGCTTTGGGAGAACTCTTCGGCGCGTACCAACCCGATTTTCAGAGCTGCGTGCTTTAATGGCAATGAAAGTAGGGAGCTGCGTTCAGGGACCACGCCTGCGGGGCGAAGAGCCCCCGGGCCGGGTTAGGGGGACGTGGGGGGTCCCTCGGGGCGCACGAAGCTCTGGCCGAGGCGCGGAGCGGTAACGCCGGCTTGCCGCGCATTTTAAGCCGCGTTTCCCCCGCACCGGGAAGCCCTCCCGCGGTACCGGGCAAGGGCAAGCACCCCTCCGAAACGCCCGGGCGTTTCCTTCCGCAGAAAGGCGGCCGGAGGCGGCCCGGCCACCGCCCCCTCCGCCGTGGGGGGGtccgctccccctgcccggccgcgctGCGCGGCGCCTGATGGCTGCCGAGCGGAAGATACAGTGGCAAGGGGAGACGTGCAACATTGCAACACGAGGCGGAgcagcccagcgctgccctcGCCAGGAACAGACACAAACTAGCGCGCCGGGAGCCATGCAGGCTCCGCTCCGGGGAGGAGGAGCGCTTCCCGGCCACACTTCTTCCCCCTCCAGCTACACGGGGGGGACACGCAGCCGGTGCCCCCGGCTcttgggggcgggaggggaccccagaagcaggcaggaggggcgggcgcttcccccccaccctctcCCGCAGAGGGAGAGCACTTTCAGGCCATGCTGCTGCAGCGCCAGCCAAACTCCGCCGTGCTACGGAAAAagggggggcggaggggaaggggggaacaACACTTCCCCGCCGCCAAAAAAAACCCGAAACTTTATTAAAAGCCCCCAAACCAACCGAGCCACTGGAGCGACCGGCCcgcgcggagcggggctggggccggacacgccgccgccgcccgggcacGCACCGCCGGACCCGCCGGCCGCTTTTGTCtgcctgccccgccggcggcggtcCCGCGTgtgcccgccctccctcccctcccgtccccggACTTACGCTCTTGTCCAGCTCGATCTTCACCTTCTTCTGCGAGATGCTCTTCTGGATCCGCTTGCTGAAGCTGGCGttgccggcggcgcggccgcaccgctccccctcctcccgcaggcagcacagctgcccggcgccggggccgcccgcacccccggcgcccgccgagcccgcggcggcggccggagccagccccggcggcgctggcggcgctGGCACCTCCACAGCGGAGCCCGCATTGCTCACCaccgcggcggtggcggcggcggggtccgCCCCGCGCTGGGTCACCTCCTCGGGGGCGAAGCCGTTCATGCCCGGCGCCACCTCCGCAGCCGGCGGGAAGcccgggggagggcggcgggatCCCGCCCCGCACCAAACTTCCCCGGCGAGacgccgcggcccggcggggcgctcccccgctccctgcccgcctcccctCAGCGGCGGCACCGGGGCGCAAGCCCGCCCTCGAGGGCGGCCAGCCCGCACGCCGCGGGAAGGGCTCTCCCCGCCGGCTGCCGCTGCCCGAGCCCGCGGCTACCGGAgcggcggcgccccgcgggccgccccacttcctccttccccccctgtCATGTGGAGACTCTTCAGCTGTTTCCTATGTAACAACAGCaacctgcccgccgccccgccccgcccgccgcgcatgccggctcccccgccgcggggcgccaCGGGAAATGCAGTTcttgccgccgccgccccctccgcggCTGCCGCGGCGGGGGAACTACAGCTCCCGAGGtgccgcgcggcggcggcggcgggagcgcgggcggggggctcggcgtgCCGCTTTGCGGCGCTCAGGCCGGCGGTGCCgtcccgcgggggcggcggggcgagccgcCGCTCTTTTCCGCTGCGGCGGCGGCGAAGggccgcgctgcgctgcgctgcgctcccTTTCCCCCGCCGGCAGgaggccgggcccgccgcgcgggagcggcggcagcggctcaGCCCACTTTTAAAAGGCCCCGTTCGCCGCCCGCCTTTCGCCCCTCGTCGCCcctccccggcggcgcggccgttGGGATTTGAAAGGCGGCCGTGCGgcggcgccggcccggccctgccgcggcgGAGGCGGGAAGGCGAGAAACGCGCGGGGCGGAcgggggggccgggcggccccTGAGGCGGGCGCGGGGTGGGCGGCGTCTCCCGCGGGGGCAGCGAAGGCTGCGGGCGCTCGCACGGCCAGCGCGTAGGCGTGCTTCGGCCGAGAGAGGCTCCGGCGCCCGCGCGTCCTCTCCCCTGTCCGCCGGCGGCTCTCGCCCGGCATTAACTCCCCCCCTTTCCCTGTTGTAGCTCTGCCGTTTCGGTCTGAGCCGCGCGTCTCGGGCTCCTTGTCTGGGATTTTCTaggagttttgttttttcttctgccgTCCGTCTGGGTCTTGTGCCTCGctgcctgctttctcttcccctcgTTCTGTCAGCCATGGCTGGAGAGCGGgtcccgccggcggggcgggcgggggcggtcTCTGAGCGGGCGCTgctgccccgccggcgggagggagctgccgcggggccgccggctgTGTCTCCGGCCCCAGAACAGCCGGAGCTCGGTCCTTTgttaaagcagcttttaaaacacGTGTAACTGGGGGTCAGTCTTGCGTTCCTGTAGCGAAGGTCTTTGGAAGCAAAGACGACTTGCAGTGCGAGTTTCCAGTTTTGccatttaaaagcactttttgttAATAAAGGTGACTTTTTAACAGTTACAGAAAGGACTGAGAACGCAGAATTATTTTCGCTAGTGATGAACCAAGACCTTGCTGTACATGCGACCACCTGAAATAGATACTGTGAAAATACTCcataaaagcaagtatttttagtTTCGAGACTTCACAAAACTATGTAAGAGATGCATTTGCATTAAACCATTTAACAATTCGGCTGTCGACAGCGGAGCGGCAGAAGCAGCCAGCTTTGACCTACTATTTTTCTTCAAGCACGTTCAAAGCGCACACAGCAAAGGGTgaggttttgctttccttttgaacTGCCGCGAATAGTCCTTTAAATCTCAGAAACGGCAACCGAGCTGACCGTACTCAAAGTGTCATGATTTAATCGCTGAAGTATTTGACCATATAGCTTGCCATGTGTTTTCAGCTTGTGGATGGAGGAGGCGAGTAGCGGGGAGGCCGGCGAATGACTTGAGGAGGGACAGATCCTGCGTAAGCCAAAGTTCTGCGTGAGCCGGGGAACGCGATTATAGCGCAGTTTTGGTTTTTGCGCTGCAGATGGCTCCTTAATCTGATTGCATAACCTGGTATTAGAGAATAAGGGTAGGTCCCACGTCACGCTCCCCACAGTCGCAACTGAATGAAGGATGCAGTAACTGAAGCTAAGCTGAGCATAAAGCCACAGACAGCAGTTACCTAGAGGGCACATTTCAGTGCTTAGAGAGGGAAATTGGGTAAGAGTTGGAAAAAATACCGAACCCCGTTTTGTTATCAGCCGAGCTGAAGACTATGTGGAGTGCCTGGGTTTAATTCCACGCTCTGCTGCTGTATAATCTCAGGCAACAGATGTTTAACTCACTTTTTGAGTTTCTTGTGATTTCACgctttcaaaaaatgtaatagtttctaaataataataaaaaaaagacagtaacaatGATAGTGGGCCTTAAAGAAGAACACAGGAAGCACGAGCTGGGAAAAGTGGGACAAGGGTGAGTTCCAGGAATTCTTCCAGGAATGCTGGATCATGAATAGCAAATTCTAGACTCTTAGGCTATGTTTTTTGAGGtcccttttatttttgcagatggaTTTGACCTTCGTGTGAGCATAAAATATGTCAATCTGGGTCTGGCTGCTGTGATTTGGTACGATGGAAAGATCACTTGTGCCTTTTAAATGTTTCTGATCCTCTTTGTACAGTTCGGGAGGAGTTAAAAGCCTGATTATGTTGCCCAGCCATGCTTGCCAATATGTTAATTTATAAGTGGAATTTCAAGTAGAGTAGTATCATAGTTTCATGATTAGCTCACGATAAGACAGTAAGATGAGAAAGATGGTTCTGCTTCTGCTGTAAGTTGCTCATTTTCACACCTGTGCCCTGTCCTTTGTGCTTGTAAAAGCATTTCTGTGGCTGGTAAACTGGATTGGGTTACAACTAAACCAGCAACAAGAAAATCAGTTAAGTTTAACCCTGATCTGCTTTACCGCTCAGTTGCATGATGTCCCAGCACACAGGAAGGTCCAGTGGAAGGGCAGGACCGTGTGACCGGTGCAGGGGGATGACCACCCCATTTGGTGTGAATGCCTGCTTACAGTGACAAAGAAATCATGTCACTTTTAATCTTGCATCATATGTGGGATCAAAAAATACAAAGAGCTGCAGCTACATGGGCTTATCAGGCAGTATGAAGCTTACTACAGGATGGATTTGCAAACTTTCATGAAGTTTGGGccctgtgaaataaaaaaaaaatcactcatcGTAGAGTATGTCATCTAAAATTATGATTTTATAACATAAGCTCTAGTAGTGTTTTTTTATAACAAGCTCTATTAGTGGTTAGTAGTATTCAGATATAACTAAAGCATATATAGGGagagattttaaataaacataaaaacatGCAGTATTGCAACAGTACACTGattaaacttaaaaattaaatcagttcAAAGGAAACGGCAGCTCCAAACCAGCCACTCTTTGCGTGAGACTTCAACAGCACTTACGGGCTATGCACACAGGCAGAGCTGAATCGTATGGAAAGCAGCAGTAAGCTATATCCCTTATGGGTGCCAAAAACACAGCATGGATGACTTATAAGTGGcatgcagaaggagcaggagctACAGCATCTTGAGACGTGCCTGAATTTGCCAGGCTCCAAAGTCAGCGGGACTCGGTGGCCCCTCCTGGCACTGAGGTGGGCCAGGCGCAGGTGGGAGCGGAGCAGCTTGTGCCTCTCTGAGATGCCATATGTCCCAGCTCCTGTTAGCTTTTGACTGATGTGTTTTGTAATTTGAGAGAGAAGAATGATAATTGGACGCATCATCTTGGATATATTGCAAGCACACTGCAAACGTATTATTAGTAATTATTCTTGGAAAGGAAGTGTGGCTTGTAACTGTATCTACATCTCCACATGATAAAGTTCACCTGGGGACTGGGGATGACTATTCCCTTCCCCAACAGGTACCATTCATCTGAAGTCTGTGTGTTAGTGCACTTGTGTGCAGCACCTGAAATTATCCTGTTTGCAAATGGAATAATAAGGAAAACTATTGGTATacatttttcacaggaaatacacattttctttgttttggattGTAACTATTCCAATGAAGCATAGTTtcctttaaaacactttaaaaattctgcaaattCTACCACACACCCCGGTGTTTTTGATAAAAGAGCAACTGGCTGTGATAAAGAACAGTGACCCAATCTCTCCTTCCTTATCAGAAACAAGTCCCGTTCTTTTTATTGCGCTCTCCTTTCTCTGATTTTCGAACCTCTGATTTTCCCTTCCCGCTCCAGCACCAACTAACCATGCTACTGCCTATTGCTCTGCCTCCAATTTATTGTCCAAATGTGTTAAAGCATAGAGCCCAAAGCACAGGAATATTGGGATTTACCtatgaactgcattttttttttttacttctttgtatGTTTTACACTAGGATAGTTAAAATGTAACTTCGGATAGTTAATTGTGTGACAAAACTTAATCTATATTAGCACCTATAGAGCTTATTGTATATGAGTCAAGTAACACAGTAAGAGAAAAAATCATACCTTTAACCAAAATAGTGATATTGGTGCAAAACTGGTATTTCCAGGTCTTTGAGTAATCCAGCTGAAGCCACTGTTCCTTTTTTAAGCATTCTGCCTTGTACAATGGAAGCTAAAGGTGTACGAAAGAGTTTATGTAACACAGgcttttattaaaagatttaaagCCGTAAACAGGGTCCAAAAATAAACATTGTATTTTAAGAATAATCTAGGTGTTACGGGATTAAAACTGATAAGCCTGTGTACTGTAAAAG encodes the following:
- the SAP30 gene encoding histone deacetylase complex subunit SAP30, coding for MNGFAPEEVTQRGADPAAATAAVVSNAGSAVEVPAPPAPPGLAPAAAAGSAGAGGAGGPGAGQLCCLREEGERCGRAAGNASFSKRIQKSISQKKVKIELDKSARHLYICDFHKNLIQSVRNRRKRKGSDDDGDSPVQDIDTPEVDLYQLQVNTLRRYKRHFKLQTRPGLNKAQLVEIIGCHFRTIPVNEKDTLTYFIYSVKNDKNKPDLKMDSGVH